The DNA sequence TGATGGCCGGCATTTTCATGGCGCTCGGCTATGAGCCGACCGACCGTCCGGAAGAGGCAAACGTCATTTTGCTCAACACGTGCGCGATCCGTGAAAACGCGGAAAACAAAGTGTTCGGCGAGCTCGGCTACTTAAAGCCGCTCAAAACGACCAATCCGGACTTGCTTCTTGGCGTGTGCGGCTGTATGTCGCAAGAAGAAGCGGTCGTTAATAAAATTTTAAAGCAATACCAATATGTTGATATGATTTTCGGCACGCACAACATCCATCGACTTCCTTACATTTTGCATGAAGCATATATGTCAAAAGAAATGGTTGTCGAGGTGTGGTCGAAAGAAGGCGACGTTGTCGAAAACTTGCCGAAAGCGCGAAAAGGCCGCATTAAAGCATGGGTCAATATTATGTACGGCTGTGACAAGTTTTGCACGTATTGCATCGTTCCGTATACGCGCGGCAAGGAGCGAAGCCGCCGTCCGGAAGACATCATCCAAGAAGTGCGCCAGCTCGCCGCCCAAGGCTATAAAGAAATCACGCTGCTTGGGCAAAACGTCAACGCTTACGGGAAAGACTTCACCGACATCCAGTACGGCCTTGGCGATTTAATGGATGAGCTGCGCAAAATTGACATTGCCCGCATCCGCTTCACAACGAGCCATCCGCGCGACTTTGACGACCGGCTCATCGAAGTGCTCGCCAAACGCGGCAACTTGGTTGAGCATATCCATCTGCCGGTGCAATCGGGCAGCACAGAAATTTTAAAAATGATGGGCCGCAAATATACGCGCGAGGAGTACTTGGAGCTCGTCCGCAAAATTAAAGCCGCCATTCCGGACGTCGCGTTGACGACGGACATCATCGTCGGCTTCCCGAACGAGACGGACGAGCAGTTTGAAGAAACGCTGTCGCTTTACCGCGAAGTGGAGTTTGATTCAGCGTATACGTTCATTTACTCGCCGCGCGAAGGCACGCCGGCGGCGAACATGAAGGACAACGTGCCGATGGAAGTGAAAAAAGAGCGGCTCAAGCGGCTCAACGACCTTGTTCAAGAAATCGCGGCCAAGAAAATGAAGCAATACGAAGGCCAAGTCGTCGAAGTGCTCGTCGAAGGCGAAAGCAAAACGAACCCGGACGTGCTGGCCGGCTACACACGCAAAAACAAGCTCGTCCACTTCGTCGGCCCCAAATCGCTCATTGGCCAATTGGTCAACGTGCGCATTACAGAAGCGAAAACGTGGACGCTGACGGGCGAATTCGTGAATGAAGCGATCGAGGTGAACTGATATGGCGAAATATACGCGGGATGAAGTGCTGGCGCAGGCGAAGCAGTTGGCGAAAATGATCGCCGAAACCGAGGAAGTCGACTTTTTCAAACGAGCGGAGGAAAAAATCCACCAAAATGAAAAAGTGCGCACATTGATCAACGAACTAAAATCGCTGCAAAAACAAGCCGTCAACTTGCAACACTACGGCAAACATGAGGCGCTCAAGCAGGTCGAGGCCAAAATTGACGCCATTTACGAGCAGCTCGAACAAATTCCGATCGTGGGCGAGTTCCAGCAGTCGCAAGCTGAGGTGAACGACCTGCTTCAGCTCGTCGCCTCGACGATTTCGAATACGGTGACCGATGAAATTCTCGCTTCGACGGGCGGCGATGTGCTGCGCGGCGAAACAGGTGCTGCCCTTCGCTACAACAAGCACGGCGGCTGCCATTAATGGCATGCGGCTCAAAAGCGTCCTTCGGGGCGCTTTTTTTCTTATGGGCGCGCTCTCCCTTCCCCCAAACCGCGGGCGGCTGCCTGGCGGCAAAAAAGAAGGCACATCGAACGGAGCAGGCGCATACAATGAACTATACGGAATAATGATTCATTTGCTGTGCACATTAGCGGAGATGGCGCATAGGATGAAATGAAGATTCATTTGAGGAGGGTTCCGTTCGATGTCTGAATACAGAGAAATTATTACGAAAGCCGTTGTTGGCAAAGGCCGCAAGTTTACACAATCGACCCATACGGTGACGGCGCCGAACCGCCCGTCAAGCATTCTTGGCTGCTGGATCATCAACCACCGTTATGAAGCGAAAAAATGCGATAAAACGGTCGAAATTCACGGCCATTATGACATCAACGTCTGGTATTCGTACAACCACAATACAAAAACCGAAGTCGTCACCGAAACGGTGTCGTATACGGACGTCGTCAAATTAAAATATCGCGACAAAGATCA is a window from the Geobacillus stearothermophilus ATCC 12980 genome containing:
- the miaB gene encoding tRNA (N6-isopentenyl adenosine(37)-C2)-methylthiotransferase MiaB, with product MNEKQRLEQTAQIETASHPADRKSALDRLKEKTTKDYEKYFTKVFLPPNLKEAKKRGKEEIQYVKDFAIPDEFRGMGRGRKFYIRTYGCQMNEHDTEVMAGIFMALGYEPTDRPEEANVILLNTCAIRENAENKVFGELGYLKPLKTTNPDLLLGVCGCMSQEEAVVNKILKQYQYVDMIFGTHNIHRLPYILHEAYMSKEMVVEVWSKEGDVVENLPKARKGRIKAWVNIMYGCDKFCTYCIVPYTRGKERSRRPEDIIQEVRQLAAQGYKEITLLGQNVNAYGKDFTDIQYGLGDLMDELRKIDIARIRFTTSHPRDFDDRLIEVLAKRGNLVEHIHLPVQSGSTEILKMMGRKYTREEYLELVRKIKAAIPDVALTTDIIVGFPNETDEQFEETLSLYREVEFDSAYTFIYSPREGTPAANMKDNVPMEVKKERLKRLNDLVQEIAAKKMKQYEGQVVEVLVEGESKTNPDVLAGYTRKNKLVHFVGPKSLIGQLVNVRITEAKTWTLTGEFVNEAIEVN
- a CDS encoding RicAFT regulatory complex protein RicA family protein, encoding MAKYTRDEVLAQAKQLAKMIAETEEVDFFKRAEEKIHQNEKVRTLINELKSLQKQAVNLQHYGKHEALKQVEAKIDAIYEQLEQIPIVGEFQQSQAEVNDLLQLVASTISNTVTDEILASTGGDVLRGETGAALRYNKHGGCH
- a CDS encoding outer spore coat protein CotE; protein product: MSEYREIITKAVVGKGRKFTQSTHTVTAPNRPSSILGCWIINHRYEAKKCDKTVEIHGHYDINVWYSYNHNTKTEVVTETVSYTDVVKLKYRDKDHLISDDTDVIVRVIQQPNCLECTISPNGNKIVVDVEREFVAEVIGETKVCVAINPEGCGKDDDFCDEDDLDEELEDLSPDLLLGEEE